Below is a window of Vibrio fortis DNA.
TACTCTCCCTTTGGTTGGCCATAACCATTTCGATACTTTATCGTTAGTTGGCTTGCTGGCGGTTGTAACATTCTGTTTACCTTTAGACCCAACATACTCCTTTGGCTTCGATTGTTCAACCTTCTTTGGTGGATCTTTTTTAACCGTTTTCGCCGTTGACTGCACAGGTGCCGGTTTAGAGCTTTTGCTCTTTACAGGCTCAGCTTTGGTCGTCGCTGGCTTAGAGGATTTTGAACTAGTAGAGCTTGGAGTACTCGCAACTGGAACCACTGGCGCAGGTTTAGGAGCCGGAGTCGCCACCGCAACGGCAGTGGACTTGCCATAAGCAGGTGTCTTGTACGACGGACGCCATAACTTAAGCTTCTGCCCTGGATGGATAGTATAAGGCGCAGACAGATCGTTGTTGTGAATCAGATCATTGACATCTTTGTTGGTCAAATAGGCGATGAAGTAGAGGGTATCGCCTTTCTGAACTTCATAATAGCTACCACGATAACTGCCACGTTCTATGGTCGAGTAATCTTTGTTTAGGTTTGATACAGGTGCAGGGGAATTCGCTGCGCACCCTGCCAGTACGCAACTCAACAATATAGCTATCCCTTTTGAAAACTGTGAACGCATTCAGTTGTTATCCATCTACACCAATAGGTTTATTACGCCAGTTCACCCGGAACCAAAGGAACAA
It encodes the following:
- a CDS encoding peptidoglycan DD-metalloendopeptidase family protein, with product MRSQFSKGIAILLSCVLAGCAANSPAPVSNLNKDYSTIERGSYRGSYYEVQKGDTLYFIAYLTNKDVNDLIHNNDLSAPYTIHPGQKLKLWRPSYKTPAYGKSTAVAVATPAPKPAPVVPVASTPSSTSSKSSKPATTKAEPVKSKSSKPAPVQSTAKTVKKDPPKKVEQSKPKEYVGSKGKQNVTTASKPTNDKVSKWLWPTKGRVIKNFSVGEQGNKGIDIAGQRGQPIVSTAGGTVVYSGNALRGYGNLVIVKHNDNYLSAYAHNDRLLVSEGQSVKPGQKIATMGSSGAKSVRLHFEIRYQGKSVNPKRYLP